A single region of the Malus sylvestris chromosome 8, drMalSylv7.2, whole genome shotgun sequence genome encodes:
- the LOC126631408 gene encoding uncharacterized protein LOC126631408, with translation MEVDNRTIKELSASGLDNAAPLCIQYPAAARGKTEEFELKSSLLHHIPKYHGLSMEDPNKHLKEFEVVCSSMTPVNVDGNILKMKAFPFSLLEKAKDWLYELAPGTVTSWESMKRAFLEKFFPTSRVILLRKRISGIQQEEGESFPTYYERFKSLVASCPQHQMKEELLLQYFYEGLLPIERQMLDASAGGALVDKTPTAAKTLISNRALNAQQYEGVGQRSNSRPHQVNKGDGMVCHRLAEMETS, from the coding sequence atggaggtggacaatcgaacaatcaaagaactttcagcctcgggattggacaatgccgcgcctctatgtatccaataccccgcagcagcccgaggaaagacagaagaatttgaattgaagtcaagcttgttacaccacattccaaagtaccatgggttgtccatggaagatcctaacaaacacttgaaagaattcgaggtagtgtgttcgagcatgacccccgtcaatgtcgatgggaatattttgaagatgaaagccttccctttttctctcttggaaaaggcgaaggattggttgtacgaattggcgcccggaaccgtcacatcatgggaaagcatgaaacgggccttcttggagaagtttttcccaacttctcgagtcatcctcctacggaaaaggataagtggaattcaacaagaggaaggtgaatcttttcctacttattatgaacgttttaaatctcttgttgcttcttgtccacagcatcagatgaaggaggaacttcttttgcaatacttctacgaggggctactacctatcgaacgtcaaatgctagatgcctcggcgggaggagccttggtggacaagacccccacggcagcaaagactttaatttccaaccgtgcgttgaatgctcaacaatacgaaggcgttGGACAAAGGAGTAACTCACGACCACATCAAGTCAAtaag